DNA from Athene noctua chromosome Z, bAthNoc1.hap1.1, whole genome shotgun sequence:
GTGTATAACAAACTACGCATTTGCTCAACTATTTACTTAAGTAAATGTTTCATTTGTTAATCCATGCTATTTGTTGTTAATCTGTAGTCACGAATTGCCAAACCCTGTGGATTCTTCTGTTCTCCGTGTGGTTCAGCAACAAACTCAGCAGCAACCTACAGCTGTATCACAGAGAAGAACCCAAGATAGCAATTTTAACCTTACTCATTATGGAGTCCAGCAGATCCCTTCTGTGTATAAAGATTTAGCTGAGCCATGGATTCAGGTAATTTTACTTTGTAAAAGAAGCTTCAAGGGTAACTTCTGATTTTGAACTGTATATTTGTCAGATCTACAATtcaaaaatttgttttgaatCCCATCAGCTTTATGTCTGATTATTACTGAAAAGAATTAACTTGCAACAGAAGAGAAGGCTTTTCAGTTTCAATTTTAGACTTTATTTCACACCTAATATTAAAGGTCCTAATAAAACACTAATAAAATGTAGTGTTCTTAACTCTAGTTTTGGTTGTGCAAGTGTCCCATAAATACAAAGTTCGCACTTACTGTTACCCGCAAGTTGAGTTGCGGGAGCCAAATGATATAAAAAACCTCTAGAGTCTAGAGGTGGATTCAGCTGAGCAGGGATCACACACTTAAAAGTTGGAGACCTTGTATTGCCTGTATTTCTGCTATAATCTTTGTCTGGTATAGCTGGACCTTGGATTCAAGGTTTGGATTCAAGGTTGTTTATATCAGGGTCTAGAAACAAACCCCATAATGAATAATTCAAAGTGAGTGAAACCATCTATACAGGCATCTTCCCATTTCTCTTAACAGAGTTTTTTTAGAATCAATGATGTATCATTTATGAGGCTTAATTTCTATTGCAGAatcttttttttaagatactgtaCCTTCTGACATATTTTTGCTGTCAGGCTTATTAAGGTGATTGTTCACCAAAAACATTTCTTTGCTCTTTTGATTGCTTTCCTTAGGTACTTACGTTGTAGTGTTATTCAGTTGGACTCCTGTAACACTGCTTTCACCTTGGCAGGTATTTGGAATGGAGTTAGTTGGCTGCTTGTTTTCTCGAAACTGGAATATACGAGAGATGGCACTGAGACGTCTTTCCCATGATGTTAGTGGTGCTCTATTACTGGCTAATGGTGAAAGCACTGGAAATTCTGGAAGTAGCAATGGAAACAACACAAATGCTGGAGCTCTGGGAGCAGCTAGTGGGTCATCTCAGACCAGTATCTCAGGAGATGTGGTGGTGGAATCCTGCTGCAGTGTGCTGTCCATGGTCTGTGCCGACCCTGTCTACAAAGTGTATGTTGCTGCTTTAGTAAGTAGTTGTTTACTTGTATTCTAGTAATTTCAAAGTTACTTCATTTTTGAAggcaagagaaagggaggagatATATGAACCCAGGAATCCTAGTAGTTGTTGAGCACCATTGATAACTTTCAACCATAATCTGAATGTGGGATGAACAAAATCCTCAGCAAGAGTGAAATGGCGTGACTCCACTGGCCAGATATAAAGAAATGCTTGCTACAGTGCTAAGTATTAACAGTACTTGTATGACGAGGTTCTTTCCAGTCTCAAAGAATATGTGACTAATTCTAACAGTGGATATGTAGTAAGCTATTTATCCTTTGATTCGATATTTTGAATGCAATTTATATAAAACTATTtacaactcttaaaaaaaaaataattgtgtagTTAATTTGATTTCATATatattgcttttttcctttctcttagaaAACTTTAAGAGCCATGCTGGTATATACTCCCTGTCATACTTTAGCAGAGAGGACTAAACTACAGCAACTTCTCAAGCCAGTTGTAGAGACGATACTAGTTAAATGTGCAGATGCCAACAGGTATGGTGTCTCATaaatttcaaaaacattttggatTGTTACTGAAACATCTTGAATGTTTGTTGCTATTTATGTGAAACTAGGAGACCATTTATAGTTGATGATGAAATAAAATGTGTAGATCATAAGTATAAATATATCATGATTTAATTAGAGTCTCATTGCTACCAACAAGCTTCAGGCTTGAAAGATGTAGGTTTTGAAGGCACTTGATTGTGCTTTAGAGATCTTAAATGATACTTTGCTTTCGTAAGACCTTTTTTTACccttaaaataaaggaagatgtTAGGTGCAGTCATTAACCATCCCCTTAAGCAGTCAAGCAAATAAGTCATGTATGATTCTTACTTCAACAAAAGCTGCTGTACATCTGGGCCATGAAATGTTAATATAACACttctactttttatttcataGTGTAGTGTTAGGAGATGACTATTCTGAGTGAATGGCATTTCTGGCTTGAGTAGGCCTTGTCTTCCTCTCCCAAGCTACCCCATTTGTTCTGCCAGACCAACCATTTCTTCAGCTGTACTGTAATCTAGATGGAGAAGTCCACCAACTTTGTAAAAGGTGTCACAACTACTGGTAGTTTACAGATAGAGGATTATAGAAATCTATTGAAATAAAgtgatgtaaaataattttccatggaCAATTCCAAACTAATGATTATTGAAATACAATGAtgagaatgtttttctttgaaagcatCTGCTAAAAGAGTTACTTTTTGATTTGTATTTCTTACAGTCGAACAAGTCAACTTTCAGTCTCAACGCTACTGGAGATGTGTAAAGGCCAAGCGGGCGAGCTGGCAATTGGGAGAGAAATACTTAAATCTGGTAATAATAGCTCCTCATATATAATTGAATTATAATTACAAGCAAATATACTGAAGTGTTTTAAATTTAATACAAGGTCTATCCAATATCAGCATGGCAAAGAGAATAGTATTTCAGCAGTTTGGGAGGGGAGTATTTTGGGCAAACAGTGTGTATTTCTGTATGATACAGTTCTAATATTTATTTAGATCAGAATTTAGACCGTGAACATATCTAATCCTTATCAACTTTTTTGTAGGGTCCATTGGTATTGGTGGTGTTGATTATGTCTTGAATTGTATTCTCGGAACCCAAACCGAAACTAGCAACTGGCAAGCTCTACTGGGGCGACTTTGTCTAATAGACAGACTTCTGTTGGAATTTCCTGGTGAATTTTATCCCCACATCGTCTGTGGAGATGTTTTACAGGCTGATACCGTAGTAGACAGGTACTTGCTTATACTATGTGATACTCACTGTAGTTGAGTATGTTGTTTGTGATTTCTTCAAAAAAAATAGTTGTTCTAATTCATGTAAACAAATAGaatatatttatatgcaaaagTGTGCTTACTTTACAGAGTAAAtggttgcctttttttaaaacttctgacCTTTGAATGAATTTTGAATCACGAGTGCAGCAGTAAGTCTCTACTGCAGAATTGACAGCTAAATACATTACCTTGAAATGGTTTTCTAGGAACTAGTTAACTAGAGCATATCAGTGTATAAaacatctcttttctttttttaggtatAAGAAACTTCTCTCCCTCTTAACTTTCGCCTTGCAGTCAATTGATAATTCACACTCAATGGTTGGTAAACTATCGCGGAGAGTATTTTTGAGTGCAGCAAGAATGGTGGCAAGAGTGCCCCATGTTTTTGTAAAGCTGCTAGAAATGTTGAGTGTGACAAGCTCAACTCATTATGCAAGGATGCGTCGACGTCTGATGGCAATAGCAGATGAAATGGAAATTGCAGAAGCCATCCAGCTAGGCATGGAAGAAATGCACTCTGGGGACTGTCGACATGAAGACTTTTTGCAGCTACCTGTACCAGATAACTCTCCAGAAGCTACAGAAAGTAATACTCCAAACAATACTGTCCAGTTATTGGGGAAAAGCGGCAAAGGCTTAAGTGATAAAAAACTGAGTGCCAGTCCAGAGGATGTGTCTGATGCTCTGCCTGGCCTCACTGTGGGACTTCCTGTTTCATCAATAACCACTGAGCAACCAAAGCCAGCCattcaaacaaaaggaaaaccccAGAGTCAGTGTTTGAACTCTTCTCCTTCATCCAGTCATTCCCAGTCACTGTTCCCAACGCTTCTGTCTCCTTCAAACCCATCTGTACCAGCTGGCACTGTAACAGATGTCTCTAAACTCAGACCTCAGGGATTCATTCCCTGCAAAATCCCCTCACCTTCTCCTCAAACACAGCGGAAACTTTCTCTCCAGTTTCAGAGaaactgttctgaaaataaagaacCAGAGAAACTTTCTCCACTTTTTACCCAAGCCAGGCCATTGCCATCCAGTCATATACGCAGGCCAAAGCCATCACGACCCACCCCAAGTGATGTGAACAAGCAGGGAGAAACCTTAAAAAGCAGTATGACACTTGACCTGAATGATATTTCACAGTGTGATGGcagcagtagtagtagtagcagtGCAGTTATACCAAGTGAAGAGACGGTGTTCACACCAGTAGATGAAAAATGTCGATTGGATGTTAATGCAGAGCTCAATTCCAGTATTGAGGACCTGCTTGAGGCCTCCATGCCAACGAGTGATGGCACAGTCACTTTCAAGTCTGAAGTTGCAGTTCTTTCTCCTGAGCGGGCGGAAAATGATGATACTTACAAAGATGATGTAAATCATAAtcaaaaatgcaaagaaaagatgGAAGCTGAAGAGGAGGAAGCTTTAGCTATTGCTATGGCAATGTCAGCATCTCAAGATGCCCTGCCAGTAATTCCCCAACTACAGGTTGAAAATGGTGAAGATATCATAATCATTCAGCAGGATGTAAGTACACATATGGGAATTTAGCATAAGTCTCGGTTGAAGCTCACTGAATTTATAAAGCAGTGTTGTTATATTTCCAAAGTTACATAAACCACAAAAGTACTCTATACCCTCTCCTAGGATCTGGAGTATAAACAGTCAGCCAGTTGAGGGTGCTAACAGAATCCTTCCGTGGTTATTAACAAGTTTTAGGAAAGGTATTTGGAAAAGAAACGTGTCATTATACCAACCTTTAAAATGTCAAAGAAGGAAGTGTAAAAGTGGAGAAACCAGCAAATGAGAAAAGTTTTTTAGCAGGAGTAGAACTGTATTGAGTCTTAATGCATCTTAATGCTGATTTACTTTGAAGGCAATTGTACAAAACCAAActaatttctgaaaggaaaggCAGGGTTGGAAGAGATCTTGTTGGCACAACTTGAGAGAGATATGAGATGCTTTAGAagtcagaaaaaatatatttgtttacaAATAGACAAAAGTACAAGAACTAAAAATAGAGAAAGGAGTGGTTTATTTGTGATACTTTGCATGAGGTAACAACATGTGAAGCATAAAATGGGAGAAATAAGTAGAAAACAacatgattttggttttgtttactgTAGATGCTAACTAAAACCTTACCTAGATGTGGGATCAGGAACAGAAAAATAGTCTTGGCTCCTATTTGGGTccttaaatcttttctttcacCTTCAGGTCGTAACATAGAGGAGACTTTTTTGTTCTTACGTAGGGTAGGAGAACGTGGATTACTGAATACACCAACATGATGGTCTCAGCTGAAACATGTGTAACATGCAGTACAAAGAACTGTAAAAGAGAGGAGAGGCATATAAGCTTGGATATTTCATAACCTTCCAGAACATCTGCATCTTAGATGCATGCTAGTAAACATGGAATTGATTTGGAATTTTAATTTGCAGACACCAGAAACCCTGCCTGGACATACCAAAGCAAAACACCATTACAGAGAAGATGCAGAATGGCTTAAAGGTCAGCAAATTGGTCTTGGAGCTTTCTCTTCCTGTTACCAAGCTCAAGATGTAGGAACAGGGACATTAATGGCTGTAAAACAggtaaatacttaaaatactcCACTTCTTGAATAGTCTGTGCTtgttcttcagtatttctttggaacattaaatataaaatctCTTTGCTCCCACTGACTTCTTTTGTTCTTTGCTTCCTCTCCTCCATGTCATGTGTTCTCacataatacattaaaaaaacctctttatgTGCATGGTATTAACataatattttcaggttttttcactccttaaaattaaaaacaaacacctgTTTTTATATACCCATTTTCTTTCATAGTTCTTCAAATGCATTTCTACTTTTATCAAGTTCATACGTCAGTGACAGAGTTAGGAATGGAGCCCAGATGTCTTGATTCCAAATTAATGCCCTATTTGCAAGGTACCTATTAAAAGTAGTTTCCCCtattgtgaagattttttttttcctgaaacagttTAAGCAGAGGAAATTAGTTTGACACTTGTTCCCTCTGATCCAACAGTCAACTTTGAggcaagtatttttaatatttaaattaatagaTACAGAAACGTGAGTGAGAAAAGAGGCTCAAATGCACTTTCTTCACTCAAGATTTTTGAAGGTTCTAGATGTGAGTAAATCTTTCACACTTAAGGTGCCCCAGGTCTGAATCAGTGATACCACTATACAGGAAATCTTACTAATTCTAGAATGAACTTACACCCATGGAAATGAGcaatttcaaaacatttaattgGGGAAAGAATATCTGTAATCAGCTATTCCTCTTCTGAAACTCTGTTGCTTGTGAAAGAGTAGAACTGTCCATGTAGTCTTGAAGCTCCTCCTGGAGAGACGATGATGATTGTGATAGCCAGCGGAAATTCTCTGCAGCATACCATTATTTCAGCTTTAGGATGGATCAGAGTTGGGGTTGGCTTCAGTTCCATTACAAGACTTCTGATCTGCTCTCCCTCCCTCAGTGGAATTTCTGGGATAAGAGGCTTGGTTATGAAATGGGTAGTATGATTAAAATGgtaaaaatgttacaaataaCAACACTTCAGGtttatctttcttccttttcttcagcatctgaaaaaaatatatttttttcctagtttaaGCAGAGGAGAGTGAAGAGAAAGGTTTCCCCACTCCATACTTGGAGAGGTTTTTGTTGATATTTTCCCAGAAGATCACTCTTAATTTTCTATGACTGTCTCACATGGAGATACATTCTCAGCTGAAGGGACTTGAGATAAAAGAATACTTGCTATTTCTAGATGGGGAAAAGGGAAACCATCCATTCTTCTTACTGTACTGAAGAGGGGGTTACAGGACTGGTAATTATGTAAGGTAAGTCTGAATACCATATTTCAAAACAGGTGACATATGTCAGGAACACATCATCAGAGCAAGAAGAAGTAGTTGAAGCACTGAGAGAAGAAATAAGGATGATGAGTCATCTGAACCATCCGAACATTATTCGAATGTTGGGTGCTACATGTGAGAAGAGCAACTATAACCTCTTTATTGAATGGATGGCAGGTAAATAACTACTatgccaaagaaaatgaaagtatccGTTGAGTCTTGAACTATGTAGTTTCATACTGTATTTTGCATCACTTCAATTTGCAAATTTGTATTTGCTGTTGGTAACCAGTACAAAGGCCTACTTACAGAACAGTTTAAGTGGTCTTAGCAATATTCTTACAGGTGCATCCTTTTTTTGATTTAGAATTTTCCATACCTAATCTGTCATACAGCTAAAGCAGTTGGAAGCACTGAACAAAAATTCTACTACTTTTCCCTCAATTTCTGAATCTAAATGAGGAGTTAGAAACTTTGAGAGACAGGCACTTCAGTTGGAAATACATCAAACACTTGCATTTTCAGTGTACATGTGTAacttttaaagttattaaaaataactccTAGCAAGTTTGGAATACCTGTCACTTGGTTTTGTCACAAGCGTTTTCATAACAGTTGTGTGAGGTGACATGCAAAGGCATTTAAGAACTTAAATTTCTAATAATAGGTAGTAAGCAGGATGCTTATGGGAAAATATTGAGTGGTAATTTAGTAACAATACTAATACTCAGTAACAGTACTGAGATCTTTTTATTATTGTACAGAGCAGGGACAAAAAAGTCTGTATCcttttttcaagatttatttattaattttattaactgGACTATATGTTGTTGCTTTCCAGTTACCAAGACTGGATTTGGTGTTTTATACATACTCATTTCTTATAAAAGAATACATTGCACTGTAACTTATATTGTTTGGCAGAAACTGCTTAGCAATACCAGAATGCTAACAAGCAAAGCCCAAATGTGTGTTACTACAAGCAGTaatgtagaaaatattttctcaaaactAAGGGTGTTTAACTTTTTTAAAGTACAATTTACCTGagaatattatttatataatgaAATGTCAGGAATTGTCTTTACCTCATTCAAGGCCAAGTTATATTAGAATGCTTTGAGAGGCAGAATGAAAATCCAAATCTTGAGGATCTATATACCAGTTTTAGAAAATAGAGGAAGATACTGCTTTTCCTTGCTTGTCTGCTTGTTTCCACATATTGGTACTTAGATGGTAactaattaaaaagtaaattaagatTTCAGAGAGAATGTTTACTGGGAAGGCTGCACATAGCCTATTGCCCCAACAAAAACTAGTGTTCTGTTGATTAAATGTTAATGCAAGATGTGGGTAAATGTGTAGGTTTTTTATCAGCAACAGTACTTTATACACTAAGGGATTTGTATGTTCTTTTAAGGAAGTATAAAATTATTAGGAAGCATGAAGACATATGTCTTTAACGTGTACACTTTTGGGTAGAAAGTAATTAAGTAACCAAGTATTTTAGGTTTTGCCTATGAAACTTTGTTTTTGCCTGGGGGGTGTGAGAAATCTAGTTATAAATTGAGAATACCAAGTTCAAATTTTAGGAGGCAATGCTGCATTCATTCTATTAATACAAAATGTAAGTGTTGACAAAATGTGGGTTTTTATCTTCTAGGGGGTTCAGTTGCTCATTTGTTAAGTAAATATGGAGCCTTCAAAGAATCGGTTATTATTAATTACACAGAACAACTGTTACGTGGCCTTTCTTACCTCCATGAGAATCAGATAATCCATAGAGATGTTAAAGGTGAGAATTACTTAGAGTGTTTTAAAAAGATATATTCAGAAAGCAGCATCTATTTTGGCTTGAGACCTATCGCTTCTCTCAGATATGATCTCAGGAGGGGTATTTCTATTGTGTTTGATCATTGTTAAGAACCTTTGATTGCTGAAATTAATCAGAATGCTCAGGGATATTTGTTACCCATTCCAATAGTTTAGAAAAATtggttttctccatttcttcaaataaaatatgaaattgcCATATAGCTTAAAGATtgataattaaattaatataaatgtttACACTGAAATGATAGCAAAATCTGTGCCCAAGCCACGACAAAGAGGTCAGGTTTCTAAGGCATAGGGGTATTGTgatgagttttcttccttcatcctAATTAAACATAAATACAGTTGTACTGTGTTTGAGCAAAATGTGGAGTTCATTGGAAAATACCAGTCTTactaaatttttctctttaatgtcaCTGTAGCTATCCATGAACTGGAGAGATACCCAGATAAGTAGGAACATAGTGATGGAAAATACTCgtctttaatatttcttcttaaaatagGAAAAGCTCCAGTTGTTCTGTAATTAATTCTCTTCAAGACAACTCAAAATTGGTTAAGGATGAAGTAAATTTAAATTTCACAGAGAGATGCGGGGTTTGTTTAAAACCTCCATGGTTTTAGGTCaccattttctttcattcttccatCTCCAGGCATTGTTCCAGAATCCTGTGTTTGCCCTACTTTGAAAGTTTAATAGCTTCTCTAAATCTCTTGGACAGCCTCAAGCTGCGTGCACTATCATTCAGGCATAACAGAAAAATGACGTTATTAGACTTTGTTCTTGATTTTTAGATTTCCTTGATATTGGGGGTGGGCAATGTCAACCTATTTATAGTTTAATGGAGGAAGAGCATCTGTTCATCCTTTTTCCTGTAACAGAAAGCCAACTAGCAGTATTTTTATTATGCTGTTGACAGGTGCCAATTTGCTAATTGACAGCACAGGTCATAGATTAAGAATTGCTGATTTTGGAGCTGCAGCCAGGTTGGCATCAAAAGGAACTGGTGCTGGGGAGTTTCAAGGACAGTTGTTGGGAACTATTGCATTTATGGCACCAGAGGTAAGAAACCAGTTTTGGAAGTTAATTCAGAAAGTTTGTTTGAACCCTTTAAGCTAATTCATACAGCAAATTGCTGTAAATccttcaaaaatgttttaaatgtacTTGTTCTAAAGAATAGGAAGGATTCCAACATGGCAATAATGACATTTCTTTCTTGCTGTCAAAGTTGTTTTAAGCAGTTTGTTACAAGATTTATCTATCATAAATACTGTTACTAAAGCCCAATGGCCATCAAAAGCTAACTATTGGTTTGCCCCTTGATCAGGTATTTCGTTTACTAGCTCTCTACAGCTATATAAATTTTATGGCATTTACATCACTGATCACTCTCTCACCCTGAAATGTTAATCAGaatgcactttattttttttctttttttcatctaaaTAAATTTGACTTAAGAGACTTTGAAGCAGATAATTTGAGCATGTGTCTGTCTGTTCAGGTTCTGAGAGGTCAGCAATATGGTAGGAGCTGTGATGTGTGGAGCGTTGGCTGTGTTGTTATAGAAATGGCTTGTGCTAAACCTCCCTGGAATGCAGAGAAACACTCCAATCATCTTGCTCTGATATTCAAGGTGAGGTATTCTGTTGCTACCAATATACTACAAAATCATACAGCAATGTTTTTAGAAAAGTATATAAATAGTAGGGGTTGTTGCAATAGCTCTTCTTTATATTGGAGCTGTTAGTACAAAATCAGTACTGATACCAACATAATCATACTTGccttttcaagaaaaaagaagGCTACCACAACACTATGCAGAAAAAGCACTGTTGTAAAATAGAGTGtaacaggctaaaaaaaaataataattgaaatagaGTTGAACTTGACTGGCAAAAGAAGTTTTTGTACCATAAAACATTTATGTGTGTATTCATATTTCATAGTGGGAAATGTCCTGTGGTGAAAACCTAATGTTCCATGTTCAGATTTTGCTGAAAGATATTTACCATTATGCCGTGCTTTATATGAATTGCCCCTCTTTTTTGGGTCATCCATTTTGGCATTTGTGTTTTTTACTAAAATCAATTAACtatatttaattataaaagtCTAGTTGAACTGTAGGCATGAATGAAGAAAAATGCCACAAGTGAAGAAAGTGATTATTGGCATTTTCACTAGCACAAGGGAAGAAAGTGTTTCCACAAAACAGAACTAGCACACCAGTATTTAAATATCTTCTAATTAAGTACAAATCACTTGTCATAAGAGATGTAATTGTCTTGGTTCTGTGTTTGTGTGAATCTGGTGGTGCCACTCTAGTGTTCTCAATCATCTTTGTTAAAATTGATCAAGAGAAGGTAAAAACTAACTTGATTGGGAGTGATCTGCATCTATCAGAGAAAGATTGCCCTTTGGGGTGGTATCAGAAATACAGTAAAGCATACCCAGCTTAACATGTCATAATGTAACATCACTTAGCTTAATGTATTTCCGTGTTGGTTTATACCAGTTAACAGTGATGGCAACTAGTAGACTAAAGAATACCCATATGTATGGCAGAAGAGCTTTTCTCTTATGTCTTGCTCAGTAGATGGTCACTGCAGAATCTTGCTGTAAGAAGAAAATTTAGAGAAAAGTGCAAGGAGGGAGGCAGAATGAAAGGCAATGGGCATAAGGGAAACTTAAGACCTATTTTATAAAATGGAAGCAGTAATGTAATCTTCAAACTGCAGTAGGAAATATGCTGAGTGGAGAAAAGCTTATAAATATAACTAATTCATCAGCTGAAAATGATCAGCTTGTGAAAGGTTTTTGAGGTAGAAGAGGGGGCTTAAGAATCACTGACTCCtaaaaagttattttgcttttgttcagaTTGCTAGTGCAACTACTGCTCCATCAATCCCTACGCATCTGTCTCCTGGCTTGAAAGATGTGACTCTTCGGTGTTTAGAACTTCAACCTCAGGACAGACCCCCATCAAGGGAGCTGCTGAAACACCCAGTCTTCCGTACTACATGGTAGCTACTTATGTATAAGGCTGATATACTGAAGAAGAAGCTACTGAATATACAATATCTGTCTGTCTTGCAGTGCACTTAAGCACAGCAAATTGTATTATTCTGCTGGCCTTAACAACAGATACATCAAGGACTTAAGGCCAGTGGAGGACCCTACCTAAGTATGTGATTGACAAATCAAGATTTTTACCTAAGCTCAGTATGCAACTTTTCACAACTTGCGCAGAGATTTGTAAACCGTGCCTTTACAGACATCTGGCTCTGTGTGAACACAAAAGCATTTTTCCTTAAATCTGCATGAATTTAGCAGAtaggtgatttttattttatttggagcACTTTTTCAGCAATATTAGCAGCTGAGGGGCTCAGGATCTATTTTAATACAGCAATCACCGTTCCATTTCACACCGTGTAGATGTAAGCAGAGGATTCTGCAATTAAGTAAGCTTTCAGCACTGGTTAAAAGAAAGTTCTGTATCTGTCCCTTTTAATTTTACAAAGTTCTCTGAGTAACAGATCCAATCATTGATGGATACTTTACAAAAACATTTAGCCTTCCTTAAAGTAAGAGCAGGCAATTGTGGCTCACTGTGCATTTACTGCTGGCtatgtaatttcttttgaaattaaagtttgttttcattgtatttttaactttcagggaaaggtgatttttttaaatagtctttaGAAAAAGATGCAAGCTGTGTCATAGAACATCTTGCTGACACAAGAGTCTTTGAAACAGATTTGctgaaaatctggaaaaaaatgtcaccTTCAATAAGACAGTGTTGAAGGCTCTTgcaggttatttaaaaaaacaaaatggaaaaagatTGTTCTGCATAAAACAACTTAGTCTAAATCATGCTAAAAGTTATTGAGC
Protein-coding regions in this window:
- the MAP3K1 gene encoding mitogen-activated protein kinase kinase kinase 1 isoform X2, encoding MSSRDMENKETLRGLQKMDDRPEERMIREKLKATCMPAWKHEWLERRSRRGPVVVKPIPGKGDGLEMNKLSLEPQAEGQSTASSPTQKGRRSPSPSSSSSSSSRTVKSESPGVRRKRVSPVPFQSGRITPPRRAPSPDGFSPYSPEETSRRVNKVMRARLYLLQQIGPNSFLIGGDSPDNKYRVFIGPQTCSCGRGTFCIHLLFVMLRVFQLEPSDPMLWRKTLKNFEVESLFQKYHSRRSSRIKAPSRNTIQKFVSRMSNSHTLSSSSTSTSSSENSMKDEEEQMCPICLLGMLDEESLTVCEDGCRNKLHHHCMSIWAEECRRNREPLICPLCRSKWRSHDFYSHELPNPVDSSVLRVVQQQTQQQPTAVSQRRTQDSNFNLTHYGVQQIPSVYKDLAEPWIQVFGMELVGCLFSRNWNIREMALRRLSHDVSGALLLANGESTGNSGSSNGNNTNAGALGAASGSSQTSISGDVVVESCCSVLSMVCADPVYKVYVAALKTLRAMLVYTPCHTLAERTKLQQLLKPVVETILVKCADANSRTSQLSVSTLLEMCKGQAGELAIGREILKSGSIGIGGVDYVLNCILGTQTETSNWQALLGRLCLIDRLLLEFPGEFYPHIVCGDVLQADTVVDRYKKLLSLLTFALQSIDNSHSMVGKLSRRVFLSAARMVARVPHVFVKLLEMLSVTSSTHYARMRRRLMAIADEMEIAEAIQLGMEEMHSGDCRHEDFLQLPVPDNSPEATESNTPNNTVQLLGKSGKGLSDKKLSASPEDVSDALPGLTVGLPVSSITTEQPKPAIQTKGKPQSQCLNSSPSSSHSQSLFPTLLSPSNPSVPAGTVTDVSKLRPQGFIPCKIPSPSPQTQRKLSLQFQRNCSENKEPEKLSPLFTQARPLPSSHIRRPKPSRPTPSDVNKQGETLKSSMTLDLNDISQCDGSSSSSSSAVIPSEETVFTPVDEKCRLDVNAELNSSIEDLLEASMPTSDGTVTFKSEVAVLSPERAENDDTYKDDVNHNQKCKEKMEAEEEEALAIAMAMSASQDALPVIPQLQVENGEDIIIIQQDTPETLPGHTKAKHHYREDAEWLKGQQIGLGAFSSCYQAQDVGTGTLMAVKQVTYVRNTSSEQEEVVEALREEIRMMSHLNHPNIIRMLGATCEKSNYNLFIEWMAGGSVAHLLSKYGAFKESVIINYTEQLLRGLSYLHENQIIHRDVKGANLLIDSTGHRLRIADFGAAARLASKGTGAGEFQGQLLGTIAFMAPEVLRGQQYGRSCDVWSVGCVVIEMACAKPPWNAEKHSNHLALIFKIASATTAPSIPTHLSPGLKDVTLRCLELQPQDRPPSRELLKHPVFRTTW
- the MAP3K1 gene encoding mitogen-activated protein kinase kinase kinase 1 isoform X4; the protein is MAAAAGNRTSSSGLSSGSGGEAAAAAAACGSLKGGAVAGSVAGSGGGLPREAGGGCREQRSDWRRKQLRKVRSVELDRLPEAPLFLAAAPAAASSSSSSSSPEPPETLLLHYLHGPPRSSPASPTASPSRCAELLEPLPVGSPAGTDPATGRRMEPSPPASRDMENKETLRGLQKMDDRPEERMIREKLKATCMPAWKHEWLERRSRRGPVVVKPIPGKGDGLEMNKLSLEPQAEGQSTASSPTQKGRRSPSPSSSSSSSSRTVKSESPGVRRKRVSPVPFQSGRITPPRRAPSPDGFSPYSPEETSRRVNKVMRARLYLLQQIGPNSFLIGGDSPDNKYRVFIGPQTCSCGRGTFCIHLLFVMLRVFQLEPSDPMLWRKTLKNFEVESLFQKYHSRRSSRIKAPSRNTIQKFVSRMSNSHTLSSSSTSTSSSENSMKDEEEQMCPICLLGMLDEESLTVCEDGCRNKLHHHCMSIWAEECRRNREPLICPLCRSKWRSHDFYSHELPNPVDSSVLRVVQQQTQQQPTAVSQRRTQDSNFNLTHYGVQQIPSVYKDLAEPWIQVFGMELVGCLFSRNWNIREMALRRLSHDVSGALLLANGESTGNSGSSNGNNTNAGALGAASGSSQTSISGDVVVESCCSVLSMVCADPVYKVYVAALKTLRAMLVYTPCHTLAERTKLQQLLKPVVETILVKCADANSRTSQLSVSTLLEMCKGQAGELAIGREILKSGSIGIGGVDYVLNCILGTQTETSNWQALLGRLCLIDRLLLEFPGEFYPHIVCGDVLQADTVVDRYKKLLSLLTFALQSIDNSHSMVGKLSRRVFLSAARMVARVPHVFVKLLEMLSVTSSTHYARMRRRLMAIADEMEIAEAIQLGMEEMHSGDCRHEDFLQLPVPDNSPEATESNTPNNTVQLLGKSGKGLSDKKLSASPEDVSDALPGLTVGLPVSSITTEQPKPAIQTKGKPQSQCLNSSPSSSHSQSLFPTLLSPSNPSVPAGTVTDVSKLRPQGFIPCKIPSPSPQTQRKLSLQFQRNCSENKEPEKLSPLFTQARPLPSSHIRRPKPSRPTPSDVNKQGETLKSSMTLDLNDISQCDGSSSSSSSAVIPSEETVFTPVDEKCRLDVNAELNSSIEDLLEASMPTSDGTVTFKSEVAVLSPERAENDDTYKDDVNHNQKCKEKMEAEEEEALAIAMAMSASQDALPVIPQLQVENGEDIIIIQQDTPETLPGHTKAKHHYREDAEWLKGQQIGLGAFSSCYQAQDVGTGTLMAVKQVTYVRNTSSEQEEVVEALREEIRMMSHLNHPNIIRMLGATCEKSNYNLFIEWMAGGSVAHLLSKYGAFKESVIINYTEQLLRGLSYLHENQIIHRDVKGANLLIDSTGHRLRIADFGAAARLASKGTGAGEFQGQLLGTIAFMAPEVLRGQQYGRSCDVWSVGCVVIEMACAKPPWNAEKHSNHLALIFKIASATTAPSIPTHLSPGLKDVTLRCLELQPQDRPPSRELLKHPVFRTTW